The following proteins are co-located in the Anas platyrhynchos isolate ZD024472 breed Pekin duck chromosome 1, IASCAAS_PekinDuck_T2T, whole genome shotgun sequence genome:
- the LOC140001397 gene encoding uncharacterized protein yields the protein MQILLKAGFAIKQSKVMGPAQEIQFLGVKWQDGCRHIPMDVINKTTAMSPPTSKKETQAFLGLVGFWRMHVPGYSQLVSPLYRVTQKRNYFEWGPEQQQAFEQLKQEIARSVDLGHVHSGPSVQNILYTGAGEHGLTWSLWQKTPEEIRGQPLGFWSRGYRGSEANYTPTEKEILTAYEGVRAASEVVGTEAQLLLAPRLPVLHWMFKEKIPTTHHATDATWSKWIVLITQQARMGKPNRPVILEEIIDWPEGRDFRVPTEEVNRAEEAPPYNELPEDRKRYALFTDGSCCVVGSHWKWKAAVWSPTRRIVEAMEGEGESSQYAEVKAIQLALEIAKREKWPVLYLYTDSWMVANALWGWLQQWKESNWQRRGKPIWAATLWQDIAARVGNLDVKVRHVDARMPKSCATEEHRNNEEVDRASKIEVAQVDLDWERKGELFVARWAHETSGHLGRDATYR from the coding sequence atgcaaattctcctgaaagctggttttgccattaaacagagtaAGGTCATggggcctgcacaggaaatccagttcttgggggtaaaatggcaggatggatgTCGCCATATTCCgatggatgtgatcaataaaaCAACGGcaatgtctccgccaactagcaaaaaagaaacgcaagctttcctaggccttgtgggattttggagaatgcatgtgccaggctatagtcagcttgtgagtcctctatatcgagtgactCAAAAGAGAAACTATTTTGAGTGGGGCCCCGAGCAACAACAGGCCTTTGAACAACTCAAACAAGAAATTGCTCGTTCAGTAGACCTTGGGCATGTCCATTCTGGACCATCTGTGCAAAACATACTGTACACtggagctggggagcatggtctcacctggagcctctggcagaaaacaccagaagaaaTTCGAGGTCAACCTCTGGGTTTCTGGAGCCGTGGCTAccgaggatcagaagccaattacaccccaactgaaaaagagatactcacagcatatgagggtgttcgagctgcttcagaagttgtgggtacagaggcacagctcctcttggcaccgcggttacctgtgttacattggatgttcaaagagaaaattcccactacacaccatgcaactgatgctacatggagtaagTGGATAGTGTTAATTACACAGCAggctcgaatgggaaaacctAATCGCCCAgtaatcctggaagagattataGACTGGCCGGAAGGCAGAGATTTCAGAGTGCCAACAGAAGAGGTAAACCGTGCTGAAGAGGCtccaccatacaatgagttgccagaagacagaaagcggtatgcgttgtttactgacggatcctgctgtgtggtagggagccattggaagtggaaagctgctgtgtggagtcccacacgacgcattgtggaggccatggaaggggaaggtgagtcgagtcagtatgcagaagtaaaagccatacaactaGCCCTAGAGATcgccaaaagagaaaaatggccagtattgtatctttatactgactcatggatggtggcaaatgctctgtgggggtggctgcagcaatggaaagagagcaactggcagcgcagagggaaacctatctgggctgctaccctgtggcaagatattgctgcccgggtaggaaacctggatgttaaagtacgtcatgtagatgcccgcATGCCCAAGAGTTgcgctactgaagaacatcggAACAATgaagaagtggatcgagcttcgaaaattgaagtggctcaggtggacctagactgggaacgtaagggtgagctgtttgtagctcgatgggcccatgaaacatcaggacatctggggagggatgccacttacaggTAG
- the LOC119716856 gene encoding erythroblast NAD(P)(+)--arginine ADP-ribosyltransferase-like isoform X1, translating into MEHLGLGWVLLASTVFGTAATGSRRDVRAITKKVMDMAWDSFDDQYKDCRTEMEEKLKTVNLTEFQNNTYADTWRRAAEHWQKQWGNSNRPQVLPQEQAVAVLAYTDGGHLYKQFNTLVREGGRSREHYLQHFPFKTLHFLLTEAVHTLQKTQNPKCNSVYRGIKGIRFTAQLKETVRFGQFASASFNKNIAQDFGNDTLFFVNTCYGVSIRSFSFYPEQEEVLIPPYEVFKVTNVIHHTDGTHIHLDSHSTHSNYKCALLNEKRCKAQPCVFSAGRSSPREPPHLWSLLLAAAALAAVGCL; encoded by the exons atggAGCACCTCggcctgggctgggtgctgctggccagcACCGTGTTTGGCACCGCAGCCACTGGCAGCAGGCGAGATGTCCGTGCTATCACAAAGAAGGTGATGGACATGGCCTGGGACTCCTTTGATGACCAGTACAAGGACTGCAGAACTGAGATGGAGGAGAAGCTGAAAACAGTGAACCTCACTGAGTTCCAAAACAACACGTATGCAGACacctggagaagagcagccGAGCACTGGCAGAAGCAGTGGGGCAACTCCAACCGCCCGCAGGTGCTGCCGCAGGAGCAGGCGGTGGCCGTGCTGGCGTACACTGACGGGGGACACCTTTACAAGCAGTTCAACACACTTGTGCGTGAGGGTGGGCGCTCCCGTGAGCACTACCTGCAACACTTCCCCTTCAAGACGCTGCATTTCCTCCTGACCGAGGCTGTGCACACCCTGCAGAAGACCCAGAACCCCAAATGCAACAGCGTCTACCGCGGCATCAAGGGCATCCGCTTTACGGCTCAGCTCAAGGAGACCGTCCGCTTCGGCCAGTTCGCCTCTGCCTCCTTCAATAAGAATATTGCCCAGGATTTTGGCAATGACACCTTATTCTTTGTGAACACCTGCTACGGTGTCTCCATCAGGAGCTTCTCCTTCTACCCAGAACAGGAGGAAGTCCTCATCCCACCCTATGAGGTCTTCAAGGTCACCAATGTCATCCATCACACAGATGGAACCCACATCCATCTCGACTCCCATTCCACGCACAGCAACTACAAATGTGCGCTGCTGAATG AGAAAAGGTGCAAGGCCCAGCCGTGTGTCTTCAGTGCAG gcaggAGCAGTCCCAGGGAACCCCCACACCTCTGGAGTCTCCTCTTGGCAGCCGCAGCCCTGGCAGCCGTGGGATGCCTCTAA
- the LOC113844747 gene encoding NAD(P)(+)--arginine ADP-ribosyltransferase 1-like, with protein sequence MEQLALGWVLLAGTLAGTLAASSTREQEPGRIREEAMDMAQNSFDDRYQDCRCEMEEELKMVNRTEFKNPLYANTWRKANEKLRNSNHPQVLRWEYAVAVMAYTYPTRLYRKFNEAVCEGGRSRDYYLQSFHFKTLHFLLTEALHTLRNAQGRRCYNVYCGVRDIRFMAQINQTVRFGRFASASLKKNATKRFGQDTLFFVYTCYGVPIWNFSFYPEEEEVLIPPYEVFKVTKFTRDRDRNIIRLRSHSVHSNYNCALVNGKGREQGGYHQEMGTALGRRRRAPHAPPAMAAEERGPRATGSVRGRGASW encoded by the coding sequence ATGGAGCAGCTCGccctgggctgggtgctgctggccgGCACCTTGGCTGGCACCTTGGCCGCCAGCAGCACCCGTGAACAAGAACCCGGCCGCATCAGGGAGGAGGCGATGGACATGGCCCAGAACTCCTTCGATGACCGGTACCAGGACTGCAGATGTGAGATGGAAGAGGAGCTTAAAATGGTGAACCGCACTGAATTCAAAAACCCGCTCTATGCAAACACCTGGAGAAAGGCAAATGAGAAGTTGCGGAACTCCAACCACCCGCAGGTGCTGCGGTGGGAGTACGCGGTGGCCGTGATGGCGTACACTTACCCTACACGTCTGTACCGCAAGTTCAACGAGGCCGTGTGTGAGGGTGGGCGCTCCCGCGATTACTACCTCCAATCTTTCCACTTCAAGACGCTGCATTTCCTCCTGACCGAGGCCCTGCACACTCTGCGGAATGCCCAGGGCCGCAGATGCTACAACGTCTACTGTGGTGTCAGGGACATCCGCTTTATGGCCCAGATCAACCAGACTGTCCGATTCGGCCGGTTTGCCTCTGCCTCCCTCAAGAAGAATGCTACCAAGAGATTTGGCCAGGACACCTTATTTTTTGTGTACACCTGCTACGGTGTCCCCATCTGGAACTTCTCCTTCTACCCTGAGGAGGAAGAAGTCCTCATCCCACCCTATGAGGTCTTCAAGGTCACCAAATTCACCCGtgacagagacagaaacatCATCCGTCTCCGCTCCCATAGTGTGCACAGCAACTACAACTGTGCACTGGTGAATGGtaagggcagggagcagggtggGTACCATCAGGAGatgggcacagccctgggcaggcgCCGCCGTGCTCCCCACGCTCCTCCAGCCATGGCTGCAGAGGAACGGGGGCCCCGTGCCACCGGCTctgtgaggggaaggggagccTCGTGGTGA
- the LOC101803400 gene encoding NAD(P)(+)--arginine ADP-ribosyltransferase 2-like translates to MEHLGLGWVLLAGTLAGTLAASSTREQDPGPIREKAMDMAQNSFDDQYQDCRCEMKEELIKVNRTEFENPLYADTWRKADKRWQKSIDLQVLRWEYAVAVLAYTYPTSLYLKFNAAVREGGRSREHYLECFHFKTLHFLLTEALHTLRNAQGHRCYNVYRGVRGIRFTARRHQTVRFGQFASASLQGNAAQKFGQDTFFIVYTCYGVPIKLFSFFPREDEVLIPPYEVFKVTKFTRDRDRNVIHLRSHGVRSTYNCALLNSTDSQQGGYHREMGTALGRRRRAPRAPPAMAAEERGPRATGSVRGRGASW, encoded by the coding sequence ATGGAGCACCTCggcctgggctgggtgctgctggccgGCACCTTGGCTGGCACCTTGGCCGCCAGCAGCACCCGTGAGCAAGACCCCGGCCCCATCAGGGAGAAGGCGATGGACATGGCCCAGAACTCCTTCGATGACCAGTACCAGGACTGCAGATGCGAGATGAAAGAGGAGCTTATAAAGGTGAACCGCACCGAGTTCGAAAACCCGCTCTATGCAGACACCTGGAGAAAAGCAGACAAGAGGTGGCAGAAATCCATTGATCTGCAGGTGCTGCGGTGGGAGTACGCGGTGGCCGTGCTGGCGTACACTTACCCTACAAGTCTGTACCTCAAGTTCAATGCAGCTGTGCGTGAGGGTGGGCGCTCCCGCGAGCACTACCTGGAATGCTTCCACTTCAAGACGCTGCATTTCCTCCTGACCGAGGCCCTGCACACTCTGCGGAATGCCCAGGGCCACAGATGCTACAACGTCTACCGTGGTGTCAGGGGCATCCGCTTTACGGCCCGCCGCCACCAGACCGTCCGCTTCGGCCAGTTCGCCTCTGCCTCCCTCCAGGGGAATGCTGCCCAGAAATTTGGCCAGGACACCTTCTTCATTGTGTACACCTGCTACGGTGTCCCCATCaagcttttctccttcttccctcGTGAGGATGAAGTCCTCATCCCACCCTATGAGGTCTTCAAGGTCACCAAATTCACCCGTGACAGAGACAGAAACGTCATCCATCTCCGCTCCCATGGCGTGCGCAGCACCTACAACTGTGCACTGCTGAATAGTACGGACAGCCAGCAGGGTGGGTACCACCGTGAGatgggcacagccctgggcaggcgCCGCCGTGCTCCCCGCGCTCCTCCAGCCATGGCTGCAGAGGAACGGGGGCCCCGTGCCACCGGCTctgtgaggggaaggggagccTCATGGTGA
- the LOC119713069 gene encoding erythroblast NAD(P)(+)--arginine ADP-ribosyltransferase-like isoform X1, translating into MEQLALGWVLLASTLFGTAATGSRRDVRAITEKVMDMAQDSFDDQYKDCRTEMEEKLKTVNRTEFQNKAYADTWRRAAKHWQKQWGNSNRPQVLPQEQAVAVLAYTDKGDLSKQLNKAMLEGGLSHEDYLESFPFKTLHFLLTEALHTLRKTQSPKCNSVYRGTTDRFTAQLNEHVRFGQFTSTSLQKEVAESFGQHTFFFVNTCYGVSIRSFSFFPEQEEVLIPPYEVFKVTNVIHHTEGTHIHLDSHSTHSNYKCALLNEKRCKAQPCVFSAGMSSPREPPHLWSLLLAAAALAAVGCL; encoded by the exons ATGGAGCAGCTCGccctgggctgggtgctgctggccagcACCCTGTTTGGCACCGCAGCCACTGGCAGCAGGCGAGATGTCCGTGCTATCACAGAGAAGGTGATGGACATGGCCCAGGACTCCTTTGATGACCAGTACAAGGACTGCAGAACTGAGATGGAGGAGAAGCTGAAAACAGTTAACCGCACTGAGTTCCAAAACAAGGCGTATGCAGACacctggagaagagcagccaAGCACTGGCAGAAGCAGTGGGGCAACTCCAACCGCCCGCAGGTGCTGCCGCAGGAGCAGGCGGTGGCCGTGCTGGCGTACACTGACAAGGGAGACCTGTCCAAGCAGCTCAACAAAGCTATGCTTGAGGGTGGGCTCTCCCATGAGGACTACCTGGAATCCTTCCCCTTCAAGACGCTGCATTTCCTCCTGACCGAGGCCCTGCACACCTTGCGGAAGACCCAGAGCCCCAAATGCAACAGCGTCTACCGCGGCACCACAGACCGCTTTACGGCCCAGCTCAACGAGCACGTCCGCTTCGGCCAGTTCACCTCCACCTCCCTCCAGAAGGAGGTTGCTGAGTCCTTTGGCCAGCACACCTTCTTCTTTGTGAACACCTGCTACGGTGTCTCCATCAGGAGCTTCTCCTTCTTCCCAGAACAGGAGGAAGTCCTCATCCCACCCTATGAGGTCTTCAAGGTCACCAATGTCATCCATCACACAGAAGGAACCCACATCCATCTCGACTCCCATTCCACGCACAGCAACTACAAATGTGCGCTGCTGAATG AGAAAAGGTGCAAGGCCCAGCCGTGTGTCTTCAGCGCAG gcatGAGCAGTCCCAGGGAACCCCCACACCTCTGGAGTCTCCTCTTGGCAGCCGCAGCCCTGGCAGCCGTGGGATGCCTCTAA
- the LOC119713069 gene encoding erythroblast NAD(P)(+)--arginine ADP-ribosyltransferase-like isoform X2, with protein MEQLALGWVLLASTLFGTAATGSRRDVRAITEKVMDMAQDSFDDQYKDCRTEMEEKLKTVNRTEFQNKAYADTWRRAAKHWQKQWGNSNRPQVLPQEQAVAVLAYTDKGDLSKQLNKAMLEGGLSHEDYLESFPFKTLHFLLTEALHTLRKTQSPKCNSVYRGTTDRFTAQLNEHVRFGQFTSTSLQKEVAESFGQHTFFFVNTCYGVSIRSFSFFPEQEEVLIPPYEVFKVTNVIHHTEGTHIHLDSHSTHSNYKCALLNGMSSPREPPHLWSLLLAAAALAAVGCL; from the exons ATGGAGCAGCTCGccctgggctgggtgctgctggccagcACCCTGTTTGGCACCGCAGCCACTGGCAGCAGGCGAGATGTCCGTGCTATCACAGAGAAGGTGATGGACATGGCCCAGGACTCCTTTGATGACCAGTACAAGGACTGCAGAACTGAGATGGAGGAGAAGCTGAAAACAGTTAACCGCACTGAGTTCCAAAACAAGGCGTATGCAGACacctggagaagagcagccaAGCACTGGCAGAAGCAGTGGGGCAACTCCAACCGCCCGCAGGTGCTGCCGCAGGAGCAGGCGGTGGCCGTGCTGGCGTACACTGACAAGGGAGACCTGTCCAAGCAGCTCAACAAAGCTATGCTTGAGGGTGGGCTCTCCCATGAGGACTACCTGGAATCCTTCCCCTTCAAGACGCTGCATTTCCTCCTGACCGAGGCCCTGCACACCTTGCGGAAGACCCAGAGCCCCAAATGCAACAGCGTCTACCGCGGCACCACAGACCGCTTTACGGCCCAGCTCAACGAGCACGTCCGCTTCGGCCAGTTCACCTCCACCTCCCTCCAGAAGGAGGTTGCTGAGTCCTTTGGCCAGCACACCTTCTTCTTTGTGAACACCTGCTACGGTGTCTCCATCAGGAGCTTCTCCTTCTTCCCAGAACAGGAGGAAGTCCTCATCCCACCCTATGAGGTCTTCAAGGTCACCAATGTCATCCATCACACAGAAGGAACCCACATCCATCTCGACTCCCATTCCACGCACAGCAACTACAAATGTGCGCTGCTGAATG gcatGAGCAGTCCCAGGGAACCCCCACACCTCTGGAGTCTCCTCTTGGCAGCCGCAGCCCTGGCAGCCGTGGGATGCCTCTAA
- the LOC119716856 gene encoding erythroblast NAD(P)(+)--arginine ADP-ribosyltransferase-like isoform X2, with product MEHLGLGWVLLASTVFGTAATGSRRDVRAITKKVMDMAWDSFDDQYKDCRTEMEEKLKTVNLTEFQNNTYADTWRRAAEHWQKQWGNSNRPQVLPQEQAVAVLAYTDGGHLYKQFNTLVREGGRSREHYLQHFPFKTLHFLLTEAVHTLQKTQNPKCNSVYRGIKGIRFTAQLKETVRFGQFASASFNKNIAQDFGNDTLFFVNTCYGVSIRSFSFYPEQEEVLIPPYEVFKVTNVIHHTDGTHIHLDSHSTHSNYKCALLNGRSSPREPPHLWSLLLAAAALAAVGCL from the exons atggAGCACCTCggcctgggctgggtgctgctggccagcACCGTGTTTGGCACCGCAGCCACTGGCAGCAGGCGAGATGTCCGTGCTATCACAAAGAAGGTGATGGACATGGCCTGGGACTCCTTTGATGACCAGTACAAGGACTGCAGAACTGAGATGGAGGAGAAGCTGAAAACAGTGAACCTCACTGAGTTCCAAAACAACACGTATGCAGACacctggagaagagcagccGAGCACTGGCAGAAGCAGTGGGGCAACTCCAACCGCCCGCAGGTGCTGCCGCAGGAGCAGGCGGTGGCCGTGCTGGCGTACACTGACGGGGGACACCTTTACAAGCAGTTCAACACACTTGTGCGTGAGGGTGGGCGCTCCCGTGAGCACTACCTGCAACACTTCCCCTTCAAGACGCTGCATTTCCTCCTGACCGAGGCTGTGCACACCCTGCAGAAGACCCAGAACCCCAAATGCAACAGCGTCTACCGCGGCATCAAGGGCATCCGCTTTACGGCTCAGCTCAAGGAGACCGTCCGCTTCGGCCAGTTCGCCTCTGCCTCCTTCAATAAGAATATTGCCCAGGATTTTGGCAATGACACCTTATTCTTTGTGAACACCTGCTACGGTGTCTCCATCAGGAGCTTCTCCTTCTACCCAGAACAGGAGGAAGTCCTCATCCCACCCTATGAGGTCTTCAAGGTCACCAATGTCATCCATCACACAGATGGAACCCACATCCATCTCGACTCCCATTCCACGCACAGCAACTACAAATGTGCGCTGCTGAATG gcaggAGCAGTCCCAGGGAACCCCCACACCTCTGGAGTCTCCTCTTGGCAGCCGCAGCCCTGGCAGCCGTGGGATGCCTCTAA
- the LOC119716872 gene encoding erythroblast NAD(P)(+)--arginine ADP-ribosyltransferase-like isoform X1, with translation MEHLGLGWVLLASTLFGTAATCSRRDVRAITEKVMDMAPYSFDDQYQDCSRMMEEKLKTVNRTEFRNKVYKDTWRRAAEHWQKQWGNSNPQVLPQEQAVAVLAYTDKGDLSNQLNAATHKGGRSPEHYLESFPFKTLHFLLTEAVHTLQKTQRPKCNRVYRGIKGTRFMAQLEETVRFGQFTSTSLETKVARSFGNDTFFVVNTCYGVSIENFSFDPKQKEVLVPPYEVFKVTNVIHHTKGTDIHLDSHSTHSNYSCALLNEKRCKAQPCVFSAGTSSPREPPHLWSLLLAATALAAVGHL, from the exons ATGGAGCACCTCggcctgggctgggtgctgctggccagcACCCTGTTTGGCACCGCAGCCACTTGCAGCAGGCGAGATGTCCGTGCTATCACAGAGAAGGTGATGGACATGGCCCCGTACTCCTTTGATGACCAGTACCAGGACTGCAGCCGCATGATGGAGGAGAAGCTGAAAACAGTGAACCGCACTGAGTTCCGAAACAAGGTGTATAAAGACacctggagaagagcagccGAGCACTGGCAGAAGCAGTGGGGCAACTCCAACCCGCAGGTGCTGCCGCAGGAGCAGGCGGTGGCCGTGCTGGCGTACACTGACAAGGGAGACCTGTCCAACCAGCTCAACGCAGCTACGCATAAGGGTGGGCGCTCCCCTGAGCACTACCTGGAATCCTTCCCCTTCAAGACGCTGCATTTCCTCCTGACCGAGGCTGTGCACACCCTGCAGAAGACCCAGAGGCCCAAATGCAACAGGGTCTACCGCGGCATCAAAGGCACCCGCTTTATGGCCCAGCTCGAGGAGACCGTCCGCTTTGGCCAGTTCACCTCCACCTCCCTCGAGACGAAGGTTGCTCGGTCCTTTGGCAATGACACCTTCTTCGTTGTGAACACCTGCTACGGTGTCTCCATTGAGAACTTCTCCTTCGAcccaaaacaaaaggaagtcCTCGTCCCACCCTATGAGGTCTTCAAGGTCACCAATGTCATCCATCACACAAAAGGAACCGACATCCATCTCGACTCCCATTCCACGCACAGCAACTACAGCTGTGCACTGCTGAATG AGAAAAGGTGCAAGGCCCAGCCGTGTGTCTTCAGTGCAG gcacgAGCAGTCCCAGGGAACCCCCACACCTCTGGAGTCTCCTCTTGGCAGCCACAGCCCTGGCAGCCGTGGGACACCTCTAA
- the LOC113844746 gene encoding erythroblast NAD(P)(+)--arginine ADP-ribosyltransferase-like, protein MEQLALGWVLLAGTLAGTLAASSTREQFLGPVREVAMDMAQNSFDDQYQGCRYRMEEALRMVNRTEFKNPVYADTWRKAEERWWTQWRNSIPPQVLWREYAVAVLAYTAGRGLYRQLNAAIREGGRSRDYYLQSFHFKTLHFLLTEALHTLRDAQVRRCYNVYRGVKGIRFTAQINQAVHFGQFAFASFRTNPAQHFGNDTFFFVYTCYGAIVRNLSFYADQREVLIPPYEIFKVINVTRYTNETHIHLRSIGARSNYNCALVNSTGRQQGGCPREMAGDRAQPWAGAAVLPALLQPWLQRNGGPVPPAL, encoded by the coding sequence ATGGAGCAGCTCGccctgggctgggtgctgctggccgGCACCTTGGCTGGCACCTTGGCCGCCAGCAGCACCCGTGAGCAATTCCTCGGTCCCGTCAGGGAGGTGGCGATGGACATGGCCCAGAACTCCTTCGATGACCAGTACCAGGGCTGCAGATACAGGATGGAAGAGGCGCTTAGAATGGTGAACCGCACTGAATTCAAAAACCCGGTCTATGCAGACACCTGGAGAAAAGCAGAGGAGAGGTGGTGGACGCAATGGCGCAACTCCATCCCACCGCAGGTGCTGTGGCGGGAGTACGCGGTGGCCGTGCTGGCGTACACTGCTGGCAGAGGCCTGTACCGCCAGCTCAATGCAGCCATACGTGAGGGTGGGCGCTCCCGCGATTACTACCTGCAATCCTTCCACTTCAAGACGCTGCATTTCCTCCTGACCGAGGCCCTGCACACCCTGAGGGATGCCCAGGTCCGCAGATGCTACAACGTCTACCGTGGTGTCAAGGGCATCCGCTTTACAGCCCAGATCAACCAGGCTGTCCACTTCGGCCAGTTTGCCTTTGCCTCCTTCAGGACGAATCCTGCCCAGCACTTTGGCAATGACACCTTCTTCTTTGTGTACACCTGCTATGGTGCCATCGTCAGGAACTTGTCCTTTTACGCTGATCAGCGCGAAGTCCTCATCCCACCCTATGAGATCTTCAAGGTCATCAACGTCACCCGTTACACAAACGAAACCCACATCCATCTCCGCTCCATTGGTGCACGCAGCAACTACAACTGTGCACTGGTGAATAGTacgggcaggcagcagggtggGTGCCCCCGGGAgatggctggggacagggcacagccctgggcaggcgCCGCCGTGCTCCCCGCGCTCCTCCAGCCATGGCTGCAGAGGAACGGGGGCCCCGTGCCACCAGCTctgtga
- the LOC119716872 gene encoding erythroblast NAD(P)(+)--arginine ADP-ribosyltransferase-like isoform X2, which translates to MEHLGLGWVLLASTLFGTAATCSRRDVRAITEKVMDMAPYSFDDQYQDCSRMMEEKLKTVNRTEFRNKVYKDTWRRAAEHWQKQWGNSNPQVLPQEQAVAVLAYTDKGDLSNQLNAATHKGGRSPEHYLESFPFKTLHFLLTEAVHTLQKTQRPKCNRVYRGIKGTRFMAQLEETVRFGQFTSTSLETKVARSFGNDTFFVVNTCYGVSIENFSFDPKQKEVLVPPYEVFKVTNVIHHTKGTDIHLDSHSTHSNYSCALLNGTSSPREPPHLWSLLLAATALAAVGHL; encoded by the exons ATGGAGCACCTCggcctgggctgggtgctgctggccagcACCCTGTTTGGCACCGCAGCCACTTGCAGCAGGCGAGATGTCCGTGCTATCACAGAGAAGGTGATGGACATGGCCCCGTACTCCTTTGATGACCAGTACCAGGACTGCAGCCGCATGATGGAGGAGAAGCTGAAAACAGTGAACCGCACTGAGTTCCGAAACAAGGTGTATAAAGACacctggagaagagcagccGAGCACTGGCAGAAGCAGTGGGGCAACTCCAACCCGCAGGTGCTGCCGCAGGAGCAGGCGGTGGCCGTGCTGGCGTACACTGACAAGGGAGACCTGTCCAACCAGCTCAACGCAGCTACGCATAAGGGTGGGCGCTCCCCTGAGCACTACCTGGAATCCTTCCCCTTCAAGACGCTGCATTTCCTCCTGACCGAGGCTGTGCACACCCTGCAGAAGACCCAGAGGCCCAAATGCAACAGGGTCTACCGCGGCATCAAAGGCACCCGCTTTATGGCCCAGCTCGAGGAGACCGTCCGCTTTGGCCAGTTCACCTCCACCTCCCTCGAGACGAAGGTTGCTCGGTCCTTTGGCAATGACACCTTCTTCGTTGTGAACACCTGCTACGGTGTCTCCATTGAGAACTTCTCCTTCGAcccaaaacaaaaggaagtcCTCGTCCCACCCTATGAGGTCTTCAAGGTCACCAATGTCATCCATCACACAAAAGGAACCGACATCCATCTCGACTCCCATTCCACGCACAGCAACTACAGCTGTGCACTGCTGAATG gcacgAGCAGTCCCAGGGAACCCCCACACCTCTGGAGTCTCCTCTTGGCAGCCACAGCCCTGGCAGCCGTGGGACACCTCTAA